In Lathyrus oleraceus cultivar Zhongwan6 chromosome 2, CAAS_Psat_ZW6_1.0, whole genome shotgun sequence, the DNA window TTCATATATCCTTAACAAGTGCTTAGGCCAGGCCACCAATAGAATCATCAGTTTTACTCACCATATTTTGTTTAATGGAAATTTTTTCCAACAATGTTGGTCATCACTCGCTAACAGGTGCACCAGCTAGATCAGTAGGATGGCGTGACCCTGGATACATTCACACCAGTCATCTGAAAGAACTGTGGCCTAACAGAATGTATGTTATTTCTAGCTTATACTGGCCTATTTATATGCACTTTTTAGCATATCATGTTGTGTAATCTTTTCTATTTAATATTAATAAGGTTGTTCTTATCATGTCATGACATATGTTTAATTAAACTGAATCAAAGTTCTTTGTGCTTTCTGCGTATTGTGTAGATACGAGTACAAGATTGGACACAAACTCAAGAATGGAACATACATTTGGAGTAAACAGTATCAGTTTAGAGCAGCTCCTTTTCCCGGGCAGAAGTCTTTGCAACGTGTAGTTATATTTGGTGATATGGGGAAGGTTTAAACTTTGAACTTTGAACTGTTAGATTCAAAGAAAAGTTAAGATTCATAATGGATTGCATTTGTTTTAGTTTCAAGTTTCTGATAAATTATTTAGATTGCCTTTGTTTCGACATGCTTATGAGATTCTATTCGCTTGGCTGTGAACTGTAATCGTATTATCATGCAGGAGGAAGTTGATGGTTCCAATGAATACAACAACTTTCAGCATGGTTCAACTAACACTACCACACAACTTATCCAGGACTTAGAAAACATTGACATGGTTTTCCATATTGGAGATATAAGTTATGCAAATGGATATCTTTCTCAGTGGGATCAATTTACAGCACAAGTAGAGCCAATTGCATCAGCTGTGCCTTACATGATTGCAAGGTTTTTTTATGGCATACTTCAAAAATGAGTCGAGGAAGTACTTTTCTTTTAATAACAATGAAATTCTAATAATGCGGTTTTCCAGTGGGAACCATGAGCGCGACTGGCCTGGGTCAGGATCCTTCTATGGGAACATGGATTCTGGAGGAGAATGTGGTGTTTTGGCAGAGACTATGTTCTATGTCCCCGCTTCAAACAGGGCTAAATTCTGGTATGGCAGACACtgttttatttgttttctttttagAGAGAATGTTACCTTCTGTTGGATTTAAAAATTTGCATTGATTGAGAGGTGAAACATTCACTGTAAATTGATGTTACATTTTTCTACTCTTGCTTGCGAGGTATTCCATTGACTACGGCATGTTCCGTTTCTGTGTTGCTGACACTGAACATGACTGGAGAGAAGGAACGGAGCAGTACAAGTTCATCGAGCATTGTTTGTATTGGAATGATAGGCCTTGCCTTTCTATTGATTTTCAATGATATATATACAATCAGTTTTTCTCTCTGTCTGTTTGCTATACAATCAAGACTATTTAATAACAATAATATTCTAATAATAACAATGATATCCTAATAATAACAATGATATTCTAATACACCCCCGTAGTCGAAACGGGAGGCTGACGAATGTTGAGACTATCACGAAAATCATCAAAGAGTTGCAGCGGAAGTCCTTTGGTGAAGATGTCAGCGATTTGGTAACGTGAAGGGACATGTAAGACCCGTACTTGGCCCCGGGCGACTTTTTCACGCACAAAATGTATATCCATCTCGATGTGTTTGGTACGCTGATGTTGAACTGGGTTGCCAGATAGATAGACAGCACTCACATTGTCACAATAGACTATAGTGGCTGTTGTGACTGGGCAATGTAGTTCCAACAGTAAGTTTCTAATCCAACAAGATTCAGATACTACATTGGCGACTCCACGGTACTCGGCTTCGGCACTGGACCGAGAGAGGGTGTGCTGGCGTTTGGCAGACCATGATATTAAATTGTCACCAAGATAGACACAGTAACCAGAGGTGGATCGCCTGGTGTCTGGGCAACCAGCCCAATCTGCATCAGTGTAAGAAACCAATTTGCTGACAGAGGAGGGATGCAAGTGAAGGCCGAAATCAATAGTGCCGTGAATATACCGAATTATACGCTTCAGTGCTGACATATGTTGTGTTTTTGGGTCATGCATGAATAGGCATACCTGTTGTACTGCATAAGAGATATCGGGTCTTGTGAAGGTTAAATACTGCAATGCTCCTGCAAGACTCCGATATTCAGTTGGGTCATGATATGGATTCCCAGAAGAGCCACTGAGTTTTGCCTTGGTGTCGACTGGAGTGGGTGATGGTTTGCAAGAGGACATGCCTGCTCGTTCTATAATTTCCTCTGCATATTTTCTTTGAGACAAGAAAAGACCACCTGTATGTTTGGTGACAGATATTCCCAGAAAATAACTTAGAGGACCCAAATCCTTCATGGCGAATTCAGAACTAAGTTTAGACATAATAGAGTCACGAAGAGCATCAGACGAAGCAGTGAGAATTATGTCATCCACATATAGAAGGATATAAGCAGTATCAATACCGCGATGAAAAACGAATAAGGAATGATCAGAGATGCTGTGAGAGAAACCCAATGTGGCAACATAATCAGTGAATCTTTGGTACCAGGCACGAGGTGCTTGTTTTAGACCATAGAGAGACTTTTTGAGTAGACAAACGTGCTCAGGATATTGTGGATCGCGGAATCCAGGAGGCTGGTGCATATACACTGTTTCATCCAGATTTCCGTGCAAAAAGGCATTTTTGACATCTAGTTGGTGGAGACACCATGATTTGGATATTGCAATGCTAAGTACCATGCGAATAGTGGCCGGTTTGACGACAGGGCTGAAGGTTTCACCACAATCGACACCTGATTGTTGATTAGCACCATTACCTACAAGACGAGCTTTGTATCGCTCAAAAGACCCATCAGATTTCTTCTTGTGCCTGAAAATCCACAAACTTCGAATAACATTAGCATTAGAGGGACGAGGAACTAATTCCCACGTCTTATTTTCAATAAGAGCATAATATTCGTCTTTCATGGCCATTTTCCAATTAGGATCTCTTAATGCATCAATTGGATTTGTAGGCAAAGGAGAGATTGATTGGTGGGTTGATGTGTGTAGGTTGAAAAGCTTACGGGGTTTGACAATTCCGTGTTGTGACCGGGTTGTCATTTGAGGTGAATGAGGTGCAGGAGGGGAAATGGGTGTCGGAATAGGTGCAGAGGAGGTGGTAGGTGTTGTTTTTGTAGATGAAGTTGTTGTTTGGGAGGGAGAAGGTGTTTGAGCCGTGGGTGTAGTTTGTTGGGCCGAGGGAGAGGTTGTTTGATTCGTGGTTGGAGGGGGAGGAGTTTGTGGTACTGCTGGTGATGGTGGTTGGGTGACAGTTACGTTGGGAGAGGGGGCTGCTGGAGATGTGGTGTACAAGTGTGAGGGAAGAAGGGGGATTATGCCGTCATCTAAGAAGTTATAGTTAGTCGTTGTAGGCGCATTCATGGTGGAAAAGGGAAACGTATTTTCCTCAAAAATGACATGCCGAGAAATAATGATTTTATGACTTGACAATTCGTAACACTTATAACCTCTATGATTAGACGGATATCCTAGAAAGACACATGGTGTAGACCGAGGTTGGAGTTTATTCCTAGTGGTGGACGGAATTAAGGGATAACAGAGACATCCAAATACTCGGAGGTGTGAATAAGACGGATCTTTTTGGTAGAGAATTTTGGTGGGTGATTGGAGAGTGAGTTTCTTATTTGGAAGTATGTTGTGTAGGTAAGTGGCCATTTGAAGAGCATGGTGCCAGAAAACCGGTGGAATAGAAGCATGAGCAAGGAGGGTTCGGATTATATTATTGATTGTACGAATTTTTCTTTCGGCTTTTCCATTTTGTGGGGAGGTATGAGGACAAGAGAATCGAAAAGACATTCCATTTTGTTCACAAAACTTATGAAAGAGAGCATTATTGTATTCCTTTCCATTGTCACATTGAAAACATTTTATTTCACGTTCAAATTGTGTTTTAATGTGAGCACGGAATTGTAAAAAAATGGAATGTACTTGTGATTTGTTAGAAACTGGAGAAGTCCATAAAAAATTAGTAAAATCATCAAGAAATAAAACATAGTAACGATGCCCTCCGGAGCTTAATACCGGAGATGTCCAAAGATCGCTATGAACAATGTCAAAAGGCATACAAGTAAATGACAAGGAATTATAAAAAGGCAATTTTATTTGTTTCCCAAGTGGACAAGATTGACAAAAGAAATCATTTCGAAACTTATTACACAGCAAAAATTTGTTTCGATGAAGAGAATTTAAGATAGGAGCTCCTGGATGTCCTAAACGACTATGCCATAACTCGTTAGATGAAGCAGCAAAGGCGGATGGTGGTAGTGCTGTTGTGTTTGGTTTTGTGGGAATAGGGTAGAGGTCGCCAGAACTATTACATCTCATTAAAAGCGTTCCTGTCTGAAAATCCTTCACAGAAAAACCGAGATAATCAAATTCAACAGAAACATCATTATCGATTGTAAATTTTCTGACAGAAACAAGGTTTTTGATAAGTTTTGGTGCATGCAAAACATTGTTTAAGGTTAGGGAATTGGGTAAAGATGCATGACCACAACCAATTACAGGTATATGATGACCACTTCCAACAGTAATATTATTACTCATATTAAAATAAGATGTGAGATTACCTCCATTACCCGTCATATGAGAAGTCGCTCCGCTGTCCATATACCATTGATCATCAGGAGGAGAGATGGAGAAAGTATGCATAGCAGCTTGGATGTCTGTCGGAGCATAAGAAGATGAACCTTGCTGACTGTTCATGTGAGGTGGAGCAGTTGCCATGTGAGCTTGCTGAGGTTTAGGACCTAGTATGCCTGATTGTTGATGGGGAGAAACCGTTGTCGGATATGGACATGGTGGAGTGGCCCATGGCTGCCATGGATATGCCCACTGTTGCTGCTGTCTGGGATAAGTGGGAGTAGTCCACTGAGGTTGCTGATAGGGATACTGAGGCCACTGATGTGGTTGTGGCTGGGAACGACCTCCACCACGACCATTGCTTCTACCCCTGCCACGACCTCCACCACGACCATTGCTTCTACCACCACGACCAGCACCattgttgttgcggttgttacGTTGTTGATTTAGAGTGGTTGAGGCCGCGTTATCATCAAGAGATGATACGAAAGCAGAGTTGCTGCTAGAATTTTCTACTTTCTTTGCTTTAGCTGTTTCTTCCAAAATTATCATAGAACGAGCTTTGTAAAAAGGTGGAAGAGAGTCTCCATGACGGATTTGTGAACCCACCGTGGCATACGCATCTGTCAGGCCAGAAATGAGTTGAAGAACAAGCCTTTCGTTAGACACGGGAGCACCGACATTAGAGAGTTGATCAGATAGGGATTTGAGATGTTGACAATAGGCGGAGGCATCAGGAAATTGCTCCATATGAACATTAGAAAATTCTTGCTCGAGGTAGAGAGCCCTAGAATTTTTATTGTCATAAAAAATGTTGAATAGCCTGTTCCACGCATTTTCTGCGGTTGAATCGCGCTCAATGATGGTGTGGAGAAGATCATCAGAAATTGTGCCATAAATCCATTGAAGGACAACAGCATCAAGACGTGCCCAAAGAGTAGGATCAGTGTCTTTGAGATTAGGAGATGATGTGGTTTCGGTTGGAATGATATGATCAATGACTTGGTGAACACGAGCATGGATTTTGAAGAGTTCAGACCAGGTGTTATATTGACCCTTTTCAATACTTAGGGTAATTTTGATAAAATTGGTGATGTTAGAGATGGTGAATGCGGGATGAGTGGGAGGATTGGTATTCTGCGTGGTTACAGAGTTTTTGGAAGGGGAGGAGGAGGGAGATGATTGTTTGGTGGAAGATGATCGATCGGTGCTCATGATGAGAGAAAGAAATCTGATGAGAGAAGCGTGAGTGAGATGAGAGAAAGAGGAAGGTTGCGCAGCCGGTTATGTGAGAAGAGCGGTGGCGCAAGGATTAGGGTTTAGGATCAGTACCTGATGCTTACTGATACCATATTGGAATGATAGGCCTTGCCTTTCTATTGATTTTCAATGATATATATACAATCAGTTTTTCTCTCTGTCTGTTTGCTATACAATCAAGACTATTTAATAACAATAATATTCTAATAATAACAATGATATCCTAATAATAACAATGATATTCTAATAGTTTGGCGTCGGTTGACCGACAAAAACAGCCATGGCTAATCTTCCTTGCACATCGGGTACTTGGTTACTCGTCTTGTATTTGTTATGCAGAAGAGGGATCATTTGCTGAACCAATGGGAAGAGAGAGCCTTCAAAAGCTGTGGCAGAAATACAAAGTAGACATTGCCATCTATGGTCATGTGCATAATTATGAGAGGACATGTCCCATATACCAGGTTTATTCAACTTCATGAAATTTATCTATCTTTCCAAATTTCCGCAAATATAGGACTATTATAATGTGCACCTAAAATGTGCTGTGcttgttttttttaaaaatcttttgCATGTTGATACAGAATATCTGCACTAGTGAAGAGAAACACGACTATCAGGGAACCTTAAATGGGACCATACATATTGTTGCCGGAGGCGGTGGAGCAAGCCTTTCAACATTTACTTCTATCAAAACCAGATGGAGCATCTTTAAAGACTATGATTATGGATTTGTGAAACTAACTGCGTTTAATCATTCAACTTTGTTGTTTGAGTACAAGAAGAGCAGAGATGGGAAGGTTTATGACTCCTTCAAAATATCTCGGGATTACAGAGACATATTGGCTTGCACCATGGATAGTTGTCCAAGTGCAACAATGGCGTCGTGATTGATGAAATGGCAACAACTTTAATGCATCTAGTCGTGTAAGAACATCGCTTGACAAACAAATAAATATGTAAATATGTGAATAATATACAACTGCCAGTCATGTCAGCTTGGCCAAATTGATTTTGATAGAATGCACAATTAATTTATTGTTGAATTTTTATTCTGGAAGCACTTTTTTGTATCTAAAATAGGATAGTAAGGAGAAATACAATGCTACACAACCAATTCCAGTAATTACTAAAACCCAGTTGAATCCAGATGAGTAGTCAAAAACTGAGGTTTGAAAGTTCATTCCAAATACTCCTGCCACGGCAGTAAATATTGCAGCCACCAATGTTGCCGCTGTAAGAAGCATCTCAAACTTTATTAGGAGGTTTTGGATATTTCCCTGTAACAGATAGAGTGAAAAGTTCAGAATATATCAAATAAATGAAGTGACAGAAGAATGTTGCTAATTGTTAATCTTAACTTACCAGTTTTATGTTGAGAAAATCTTCAGTGTCGTCTATGTATTCTTTGAGCTGCATTACCAGCAAGAGTATTATTATCAATGAAGTTAAGCAATATGGGTGAATTCTAAAACTACAGCTCTGAATAAAGTCTATTTTCTTGTACCGACGATAATGTATTGAGAGTATTATCAATGACGATAAAGTATGCTTCCAGCAACATCTCCAGTGGCTGAATCCTCTCTCCATTATCAGATGAACTTGTTGAACTACCATATTTACTTGAATTTCCGATACTGCTGCTGAAAGTCCTACGCAACATCTGTAAGCCACTCAGTGACTGCTCAGGTGAAGTAGAATCTGATTTCGAAATCACTTTGCCTGATGATGTACGGCTTAGATTAAAATCACTTGAAGGGTAGGCATCCGATCTTCTCCTTTTCTCAGTCAGGCACATCTCAGCCATGTCACCATCGTCATCCATGAGATGTTCTATTTCATCACGAACCTGATAACTATATATAAGTTACTAGTTGCAGGTCATAGAAAGCTAGAAAGAAAGGAAAAAATATATGATAAATAAACATGAGAATTCCACAGTTGATCAACCTTCTGAACTCGCTGAGTCAAAGCAAGAAGGTGACCTTTGAATCTTCGAACACGTTCCAGAAGGAGAGTACTGATAGATGAGGCTAGTTCATCTAGCACGGGATAAATTTCCATCTCTAATTCATTCACCTATAAAACCAAAACCGTTCTTAATATAACAGATTCGAGATGACAGCTTTCTTATGCACATATGGCTAATAGCTTGATCAACGACTTCTTACGCATATAACAAGCTATATAGTGCGGAATCCTGAAACATAAAAACATACAATTACCCCAAATTAGTACAGTTTGTGGTCAGTTAATACCTGTGCATCTAAAGATGTGCATGTCAATTCCAGAGCCAACTCCAATGCCCGAAATTCAAAGGGAAGATCATCTGTTCAAAAACAGAAACACGGTAAGTAATTCTACACAGTAATTACCTCGATCGAAAAACTTTATAATTATACAGCAAAAAGAGGAAGAATCCTTACCAGACTTTTCTTTCCTGAGCCGATTGCATAATTGTGACCTGTACCGACCAACAGTACCATCCAGTGAATTCATGAGAATTACTTCATCCGCAGTGATTATACACCTGATTTGCTCAAGGTTGACAACAATAGCCATCTCCCTTCCTAAAATGGAAGAGGGATAAATGAACATGGGATCCAACAATCGAAGATCTCTAGAAGGCAACGAGCAATCTCTCATAATAGTAGCCTTGTCAAGCGTCACAACCTCGGAGTTTCCATCCTGATCAATTTTTATCCAAGACCGACTCACATGACCTCTCTTCTTCAGACCTGTTATACCAGTCCTATGATTCCCTTGTCTGTTGAAATCATACTCGGGTAAATCGGAAGCATAAAACTCGCCTTGTGTTTCTTCCATTGCATTGTACATTTTACTCACTCGCAGTTCTGAATCTGATACAAGTACTTTTCACCATTAACTAATCAAGTATCATTTCCACAACAACctttaatcaataaaaaaaggAAACAATTATAAAACATATGAAATAGTTGAATTGATCACAGTTGAAGTAAATGTAACATTAAAAATCACAGCTTTAATTAATATCTTCAATACCCATTTTCCCTACTCAATTATTTTCCTTAGTTTCAAACAAGATATAACCTTTTACATACATACCAGTGATACCGCTACTCAAGTTACTAATTTTATAAAGGTGTGTTCAAAACCAGCGAATAATTGTGAAAAAAATGGAAACCCCTAAAAGAAAAACAGTAGTAACCTGTAGAGTATGTTCTGAGACAATACTGCGTGTGAAGGATTTCCCTTCTCGCAGAGATGAAAGGTTGAAGATTATCGATCGGTGAATTACCATGAACTTGTGATTATAATTTTTCAGGTAGAATATTCAGATTTTGAGTGAAGACTCGTTTATTTTCATATgcgaataaataaataaataaatagataaatgGTTCAACATTAGAATTTTGTACTTAAATAACTTAGTTTTTTAAAAAATAATCTAAAATAATTTCctttttaaataaatttttaaacTATTCTAATAAAAAACCGTCAAAACATTAGTATAAGAGCAATTGACGACTGCACCCTAAATTAAAGAGGAATCGTCAATTGAATTCACTCATGCACATGATACTGTCAATCTAATTTGCGCCTATGTATAATGTTTAAGTGCTTGCGTCAATTAACTAGACACCAGTGTGTGTTGTGTTTTGTTAGTATAAATAGAGGTGTAGTGTCATCCATTTTTTCACATCTATTTTCATTATATTGTAATATTGCTAACATGATTCGTCGTCACGAAAGGAAATTGATTTATTTGAGAGACAAGATTCCGATGGAG includes these proteins:
- the LOC127119676 gene encoding magnesium transporter MRS2-5, producing the protein MYNAMEETQGEFYASDLPEYDFNRQGNHRTGITGLKKRGHVSRSWIKIDQDGNSEVVTLDKATIMRDCSLPSRDLRLLDPMFIYPSSILGREMAIVVNLEQIRCIITADEVILMNSLDGTVGRYRSQLCNRLRKEKSDDLPFEFRALELALELTCTSLDAQVNELEMEIYPVLDELASSISTLLLERVRRFKGHLLALTQRVQKVRDEIEHLMDDDGDMAEMCLTEKRRRSDAYPSSDFNLSRTSSGKVISKSDSTSPEQSLSGLQMLRRTFSSSIGNSSKYGSSTSSSDNGERIQPLEMLLEAYFIVIDNTLNTLSSLKEYIDDTEDFLNIKLGNIQNLLIKFEMLLTAATLVAAIFTAVAGVFGMNFQTSVFDYSSGFNWVLVITGIGCVALYFSLLSYFRYKKVLPE
- the LOC127119675 gene encoding probable inactive purple acid phosphatase 1, with amino-acid sequence MEESIFVFFSLLLLSSVLQSAHSHGNHPLSKVAIHKSTFSLLHLAHIKPTPSLLGLQGQTSEWITVEYSSPIPSIDDWIGVFSPANFSDSTCPKENGRVYPPLLCSAPIKFQNASYLNPQYKITGKGLLKLRLINQRSDFSFGLFSGGLSNPRLVAVSNKIAFANPNAPVYPRLALGKSWNEMTVTWTSGYGISDAEPFVEWSPKGGDRVHSPAGTLTFTRDSLCGAPARSVGWRDPGYIHTSHLKELWPNRIYEYKIGHKLKNGTYIWSKQYQFRAAPFPGQKSLQRVVIFGDMGKEEVDGSNEYNNFQHGSTNTTTQLIQDLENIDMVFHIGDISYANGYLSQWDQFTAQVEPIASAVPYMIASGNHERDWPGSGSFYGNMDSGGECGVLAETMFYVPASNRAKFWYSIDYGMFRFCVADTEHDWREGTEQYKFIEHCLASVDRQKQPWLIFLAHRVLGYSSCICYAEEGSFAEPMGRESLQKLWQKYKVDIAIYGHVHNYERTCPIYQNICTSEEKHDYQGTLNGTIHIVAGGGGASLSTFTSIKTRWSIFKDYDYGFVKLTAFNHSTLLFEYKKSRDGKVYDSFKISRDYRDILACTMDSCPSATMAS